A region from the Nitrospirota bacterium genome encodes:
- the murG gene encoding undecaprenyldiphospho-muramoylpentapeptide beta-N-acetylglucosaminyltransferase: protein MKIVIAGGGTGGHVLPGIAVAEEFKHRNEKAEVIFIGTEHGIESRLIPKEGYPVRFIPAEGFVGKSPVKKIKSLIKMCSAVFYSRDLLKAIKPDIVIGTGGYASFVPVGMACLLGIPTLIMEQNLVPGMANRVLGRFVDAIAVTYHESITFFPISKTRLTGNPIRRKMLSPHLDRKSAYEIFSLKEDMFTVFVSGGSSGSRSINNAVVNCLNYLFDIKGNVQFLHQTGDADYESIRNAYRKSGIFAMVTPFIYQMAEAYSVADLVISRAGATTLAEITALGKPAILIPYPYARGHQEFNARKLAEAGASRLILEVELRGEVLAQNIKEIYMSEDLRAGMKKQSLAMGMPDSGEKVVNIALSLINLKKKS from the coding sequence GTGAAAATCGTGATTGCAGGCGGAGGCACAGGCGGACATGTATTGCCCGGCATAGCAGTGGCAGAGGAGTTTAAACATAGAAATGAAAAGGCAGAGGTGATTTTCATAGGCACAGAGCATGGCATAGAGTCAAGGCTGATACCCAAGGAGGGCTATCCAGTCAGGTTTATACCTGCCGAGGGCTTTGTGGGGAAATCGCCTGTTAAAAAGATAAAGTCCTTGATAAAGATGTGTAGTGCGGTTTTTTATTCGAGGGATCTTCTTAAGGCTATCAAGCCCGATATAGTGATAGGTACAGGCGGATATGCCTCTTTTGTGCCTGTAGGAATGGCATGCCTTTTGGGCATTCCAACCCTTATCATGGAGCAGAACCTTGTGCCAGGCATGGCTAATAGGGTGCTTGGAAGGTTTGTGGATGCCATAGCAGTCACCTATCACGAAAGCATTACATTTTTTCCAATCTCAAAGACCCGTCTTACTGGAAACCCAATCAGGCGTAAGATGCTTTCTCCTCACTTAGACAGGAAATCCGCATATGAGATTTTCTCTTTAAAGGAGGATATGTTTACGGTATTCGTCTCAGGCGGAAGCTCAGGCTCAAGAAGCATAAACAATGCAGTCGTCAACTGTCTTAATTACCTTTTTGACATAAAGGGCAATGTGCAGTTTTTGCATCAGACAGGAGATGCCGATTATGAAAGTATAAGAAATGCGTACAGGAAAAGCGGCATATTTGCAATGGTTACGCCTTTCATATATCAGATGGCAGAGGCATACTCGGTTGCTGACCTTGTTATATCGAGGGCAGGTGCAACGACGCTTGCAGAGATTACGGCATTAGGAAAGCCTGCCATATTAATTCCCTATCCTTATGCTCGGGGACATCAGGAGTTCAATGCAAGGAAACTCGCCGAGGCAGGGGCTTCAAGACTGATATTGGAGGTTGAGTTAAGGGGCGAAGTCCTTGCCCAAAACATAAAGGAGATATATATGTCCGAGGACCTGAGGGCTGGGATGAAAAAACAGAGCCTTGCCATGGGGATGCCGGATTCAGGAGAGAAGGTCGTTAACATCGCCTTAAGCCTTATAAACCTGAAGAAGAAGTCCTGA